Part of the Streptomyces europaeiscabiei genome is shown below.
CACCAGTGGCGCCGGGTGGTCGCGGCGCAGCCGGGTCGCCACGGCCAGCTCCCGCGCCGGATCGGTGTCGCGCACCTCGTCGAGGAGGGCGCGGCCCTCGGGGGTGAGGAGGGGGGCGAGGAAGGTGGCGGGGTCCTGGGCGTTCACCGGGCCATTGTCGGTCAGGGGGAGGGGGCGTGGGGCGGGGAGGGGGCGCGGGGTGAGCGGGAGGGACGAGGGAGCGAGGCGGTGGTGTGGGCCAGTCGGTGGATGGTCAGGGGCCGGTGGCGGTGTCGGGGTGGTGCGGAGGGGCCGTCCTGTGAGGATGAGGCGCCATGCGACTCGTACGACAAAATGATGGAAAGAGTGCGAAGCGGGCGAGTTTCTGGAGGGGGAGCGGCGGTGTCCGGGGCTGTGTCGCCCTGCTCGCCGCCGCGGTCATCGTGTCCGGGTGTGCTGCCGGAGGCGGGGGCGGTGGTGGTGCCCCCGAGGAGGCGCCGGGGCAGGGCGCTGCCGAGCGGCGGGAGGCCGCTGAGCCGGCCCACGGCCAGGACCGCGGGCAGCGGCCCTTCGACGCGCCCGGCGCCCGTGCCCTCGACGCGTACGCCGGGAAGTTGCGCCGGGCGCACACCGCACGGGTCGCCGCCGCGAAGCGCTGGGGGCTGGCCGAGGTGCCGCTGCTCGCGCCCGCGCCTCCGGCGGAGAAGCCGACGCTCAGGACGCGTGGGGGATTCGAGGTCGACGGCCACGAGGAGGACGGGCTCCCGCCGGTCTTCACGACCGTCCCCACCCGCCACAAGGTCCTCTTCCTCACCATCGACGACGGCGCCGAGAAGGACCCCGTGTTCCTGCGGATGATGAGCGAGCTGAACATCCCGTACACCGCCTTCCTCAGCGACTACCTGGTCAAGGAGGACTACGGCTACTTCGAGCGGATGCGGGACCGTGGCGTCGCCCTCCACAACCACACCCTCAACCACCGTCACCTGCCCGCCCTCTCCTACGCCGCCCAGAAGCGCGAGATCTGCGGCATGCAGGACGTGATCGAGAAGCGGTACGGGAAGCGGCCCACACTCTTCCGGCCGCCGTACGGGAGTTACAACCGGGACACCCTCCGCGCCGCCATGGTCTGCGGCGTCAAGGCCGTCCCCCTGTGGAACGAGGAGGTCTTCGTCGACCGCTGGGACTACCGCGAAGCGGACCGCGAACTCCGCCCAGGCGACATCGTCCTCAGCCACTTCCGGGGCAGGTCCGACTGGAGCGGCACCATGCCCGACATGGTCCGCCGCTTCCTGAACCTGGCCACCGCCGAGGGCTACGCGGTGGCGAGGCTGGAGGACTACCTGTGAGGGGCGGCGGGGGGCGTCGGGCGAGCCGGGCGAGGGAAGGGCGTCGGGCGAGGGGAGGGGGCGAGGCATCGGGGGGACATCCGGCGCGAGGAAGGCGTGCGGCGCGGGAGGAACGCCGGGCGGGCGGAGGGTGTGGGACCCGGCGAGAGCGGGTGGTGCGCCGGGGGGCGCGTGTGGTGACAGCTCGTACGCCGGTCGCCCGCGCCCTGGCCGCCCTCTGCGCTCTCACGGCCCTCGCCGTACTGCTTCTCGCCGGGTGCGCAGGCGATCCCGGCGGCCGCTCGGCCCGAGCGGAGGGGCCCGGGGCCGAAGCGGCGGAGAAGGACCTGCGGCCGGCGCAGGGCCCGAGGCCGCCATCGGCTCCGGCCACCCGGACACCGACCCCGGCGCTCCCGCCGTCGGCCCCGACCTCGGCGGCCCCGCCCCCGAGCGGGCAGCCGCCCAAGAACCCCGACCCCTCCGTTCCCGCGGCTCCCCGTCACCCCCACTCACCCCCGTACCGCCGCTGGGGCCTCGTCACCCCCCTCGCCCCCGCGCCCGAGCGCCCCGACCGGCCGTCGGCGTCCCGCGCGGCCGGCCCGGGCCTGCCGCCCGTCGTCGACCGCGTTCCGACCCGGGACAAGGTGGTCTTCCTGACGTACGACGACGGCGCCGAGAAGGACCCGAGGTTCGTCGACATGGTGCGTGAGCTGCGGCTGCCGGTGAGCATGTTCCTGACGGACAGCGTCGTGGGGCCGGGGTACGGCCACTTCGCGCGACTGCGGGCCGTCGGCGCGACCGTGCAGAACCACACGCTCGACCACACCGCCCTGCGCGGCCTGCCGTACGCCGGACAGCGCGCCGAGATCTGCGGCCAGCAGCACAAGCTGAAGCAGCGCTTCGGCGTCAGGCCGACCCTCTTCCGTCCGCCCTACGGCGTCTACGACACCACCACGCTCCGCGCCGCCGCCGACTGCGGCATCTCGGCCGTCGTCCTGTGGCGCGCGTCCATGCAGATCAACGACCTCCGCTACGCCGTCGGCGACCACCTCCACCCGGGCGACATCGTCCTGGCCCAGTTCCGGGGCCCGGACCAGCTGAAGGGCTCCACGCTCACCGAGATGACGACGCGGCTGCTGCGCCGGATCCAGGAGCAGGGCCTGACGGTCGGCCGCCTGGAGGACTACCTCTGAGGGCACCCGCCCCGGACGTGTACGAGGCCCGCCGAACCCCGGACGGACCCTCGCCGTCCACCGCGCGACGACCCGCCGCAACCCACTCGATTAGCAGTCCGCTTGACCGAGTGCTAATCGCGGTCATAGTCTCAGGTCTGGCACTCCCCACTGGAGAGTGCCAACTAGCGACGGGCAGATCCGGCACCCGCGACGACGGATCCACCTGGTCGCCACCTCAGACAGTTAACCCCGTGAGATCTCCGAAGGGGGAGGTCGGATCGTGACGACCACCAGCTCCAAGGTTGCCATCAAGCCGCTCGAGGACCGCATTGTGGTCCAGCCGCTCGACGCCGAGCAGACCACCGCCTCTGGCCTGGTCATCCCGGACACCGCCAAGGAGAAGCCCCAGGAGGGCGTCGTCCTGGCCGTGGGCCCGGGCCGCTTCGAGAACGGCGAGCGCCTGCCGCTCGACGTCAAGACCGGCGACATCGTGCTGTACAGCAAGTACGGCGGCACCGAAGTGAAGTACAACGGCGAGGAGTACCTCGTCCTCTCGGCTCGCGACGTCCTCGCGATCATCGAGAAGTAAGGGGCTCCGGGGGTCACCCCGGAAATCCTGCACCCGCTTCCACCGAAGCACATTGCTTTTGAGCTGCGCCCCGGGCCCCCGCGACCTTATGAAGCCGGGCGTTCGGGGCGCAGTTCGTTTCACCCACGTTTTCCGAGAGGGCTGAACCGCTCCCATGGCGAAGATCCTGAAGTTCGACGAGGACGCCCGTCGCGCCCTCGAGCGCGGCGTCAACAAGCTTGCCGACACGGTCAAGGTGACGATCGGCCCCAAGGGCCGCAACGTCGTCATCGACAAGAAGTTCGGCGCCCCCACCATCACCAACGACGGTGTGACCATCGCCCGTGAGGTCGAGGTCGACGACCCGTACGAGAACCTCGGCGTCCAGCTGGTGAAGGAGGTGGCGACCAAGACCAACGACGTAGCGGGTGACGGTACGACCACCGCCACCGTGCTGGCCCAGGCGCTCGTCCGCGAGGGCCTGCGCAACGTCGCCGCGGGTGCCTCCCCGGCCGCCCTGAAGAAGGGCATCGACGCCGCGGTCAAGGCCGTGTCCGAGGAGCTCCTCGCGACCGCCCGCCCGATCGACGAGAAGTCCGACATCGCCGCCGTCGCCGGTCTGTCCGCCCAGGACACGCAGGTCGGCGAGCTCATCGCCGAGGCGATGGACAAGGTCGGCAAGGACGGTGTCATCACCGTCGAGGAGTCCAACACCTTCGGCCTGGAGCTGGACTTCACCGAGGGCATGGCCTTCGACAAGGGCTACCTGTCGCCCTACTTCGTGACGGACCAGGAGCGTATGGAGGCCGTCCTCGACGACCCGTACATCCTCATCCACCAGGGCAAGATCGGCGCCA
Proteins encoded:
- a CDS encoding polysaccharide deacetylase family protein codes for the protein MRLVRQNDGKSAKRASFWRGSGGVRGCVALLAAAVIVSGCAAGGGGGGGAPEEAPGQGAAERREAAEPAHGQDRGQRPFDAPGARALDAYAGKLRRAHTARVAAAKRWGLAEVPLLAPAPPAEKPTLRTRGGFEVDGHEEDGLPPVFTTVPTRHKVLFLTIDDGAEKDPVFLRMMSELNIPYTAFLSDYLVKEDYGYFERMRDRGVALHNHTLNHRHLPALSYAAQKREICGMQDVIEKRYGKRPTLFRPPYGSYNRDTLRAAMVCGVKAVPLWNEEVFVDRWDYREADRELRPGDIVLSHFRGRSDWSGTMPDMVRRFLNLATAEGYAVARLEDYL
- a CDS encoding polysaccharide deacetylase family protein; its protein translation is MTARTPVARALAALCALTALAVLLLAGCAGDPGGRSARAEGPGAEAAEKDLRPAQGPRPPSAPATRTPTPALPPSAPTSAAPPPSGQPPKNPDPSVPAAPRHPHSPPYRRWGLVTPLAPAPERPDRPSASRAAGPGLPPVVDRVPTRDKVVFLTYDDGAEKDPRFVDMVRELRLPVSMFLTDSVVGPGYGHFARLRAVGATVQNHTLDHTALRGLPYAGQRAEICGQQHKLKQRFGVRPTLFRPPYGVYDTTTLRAAADCGISAVVLWRASMQINDLRYAVGDHLHPGDIVLAQFRGPDQLKGSTLTEMTTRLLRRIQEQGLTVGRLEDYL
- the groES gene encoding co-chaperone GroES, which produces MTTTSSKVAIKPLEDRIVVQPLDAEQTTASGLVIPDTAKEKPQEGVVLAVGPGRFENGERLPLDVKTGDIVLYSKYGGTEVKYNGEEYLVLSARDVLAIIEK